The Candidatus Binataceae bacterium region ATCGATACAATCCGGACCGGCCATTACCGCGACGCGCTGCACAATCGCGCCGTTGGCGGTCAGGCGGCCAAACAGGGCGAAATCGTCGACGCCGTTGCGCGCCGTGGCGTCGGTGAAGGCGGTGACCCCGGCGGCTGCCAGCTCGCGACTGAAAACCCGCGCCCGCGCTTCGAGCTCCGCCTCGGTCACGCGCGGCATCCGCGCGCCGAGCCACTCTTCCATCCCGGTCACGAGCGCACCCAGCCGCCCGCCGGACTCGCGAGTCAGCGCAGCCCCTTCCGGCGGCTGAAAGTCCGGACGTTCGAGCCCGAGCAATGTGATCGCGCGCGAGTTGAGCCATGAAGCATGGAGAGTCTGATGACGCAGGCGCAGCGGATTTTTCGGCGTGGCCTGATCCAGCTCCTCGCGACTGGGGCCGCGCCCCTCGCGCATCAGGGACTCGTCGCAGCCGAACGCCTTGAGCCAATTGCCCGGCGGGGTTCGCCCCGCCGCGACGCGCAGATCGGCCAGCAGGTCGGGGATCGCTCGACAGCGCAGGACCGAGAGCCCGGCCGCGACCGACGCGCCCTCCAGGAAGTGGAGATGACAGTCGATAAAGCCGGGCGCCACGACGCGTCCGTCGAGACGCAACAGATGAGTGCGCGGTCCCACCAGCGGCTTGAGTTCCGCGAACCTTCCATGGGCCAGAATCCGCCCGCCGCCGAGGGCGACCGAATCGCTGGCAGGATGTTCGAGGATCGCCCCCTCGTGCAGGACCAGATCAGCTTTTTCGCTCTTTTCAGCGGCCATCAGCCAACTGGATCAAGCCCGGCATCGATGCTGCGCCGACGTTTCGCACGACTCGGTAACCGCCGACGGAACAGGGTTGGGTTGCCCCAATCGATTAGTCCGACGAAGGGAGAGCCTTCGCCTCCTTGAGTTTCATCTCAACGTCGCAGCATTCCAGCGCCCCCGAACCAGCCTTGTTGCACAGCACTTCGGTCGAGCACTTCTCGCACATGTAACGTTTGCCTAGCGTGTTAGCCATAAGACGCCTCCAAGATGATCTTAAATCACGAATTTCTCATTACCAGATGTCAGCCGCGACTTGAAGCCGCGCTATGGATTGCGAAACGGCAGATCAGCGGTCTGCGCTTCCAAGGCCCCGTGCCCATCGCGGATAACGACGCGTGTTCCCTCCGGCCAAACGCTGTGGTGGAGGACCGACAGTCCGATCAGTCCCAGCGTCGGCGAACGAACGATACTGGTCAGAACACCGACCGGCTTCTCGCCGGCGAGGATGACGCTGCCTGCATCCGGTAAGCGGCTGCCTTCGATGCGCAGCCCGCAGAGCCTGCGCTTGATTGCGCCGCGCGCGGTCGCCCGTTCGAGCGTCTCCTGCCCGATATAGCATCCCTTGTCGAGCGAGATCGCGCGGTCGAGCCGCGCTTCGAGTGCGAGGGTTTTTTCGCCCGTGTCGATCCCGACGCGCGCCAGTCCGTTTTCAACCCGGATAACCTCGAGCGCCTCGGCCCCAAGACGAACGACTTTATTCTCAGGATCGACGCGAGCTAGCGTAGTCGCAACTTCGTCCGTCTCGACGAGCATCGTGAAGGCCGCCACGCCGAAGCGCGGAATCCGGGCGAGCGTGCTTGCGGGATCGAAATGCCACGATTCCGGCGTTGAGCCGCCGCCGCTTTCCGCGAGCACTGCCGCCGCGCCGGGCCCCTCAAAATCGACGACGCTCAACGACGCCAGCTCGTCGAACTCGACATCGTCGGCGACGAGAAATTGCTCGAGATGGCTGAGCACACGCGGCCAGGCGTCGCGCCCGATCTCGATCAGGAAGGCGTCGGCAAGCGCGTAGATAAAAAAGTCCGCGATCACGTGCGCGCGCTCGGTGACGAACAGGGCCGCTGCAACCGCGCCCGGTGTCAGCCCCTTAACGTCGGCGGTGCACATCCCGTGCAGGAATGAGATGCGATCGTCGCCGCTGACACGCACGATTAGCCGATCGTCCAGTTGACGCAGCCCGGCGCCGGACTTCAGCGCCTGATATTCGCGCTCGAGGCGCCCGTCAACCGCAGTGATCGGATCGACGCCCGCCGCGCGAACCGCAGTCGTGTTTGATTCCAGGGACATTTGCCAAAACGATTCTACGCCAGAATCGCTCCGCTTCCAAAAATCCGCTCTTGCGAGACGTCAGCGGCCGTGGCGCCTCGCCTTGCGAGCCGTCGCGTGCGCACGCTACGCTAAAGAGTTAAAGCCAATTTGCGCGAGAGTGCATGAAAGATGTTACTACAGGCAACGCAACTGCGGCCCGGGATGGTGCTCGAATACAACGGCGCCTTGTGGCGCGTCATGACCATCAATCATATCACGCCCGGTAACTGGCGCGGGATGGTGCAGACCAAACTGCGCAATATCCAAACCGGCAGTCAGACCGAAAATCGGTTCCGCTCAGAAGATCGGGTCGAGCGCGTCATTCTCGATCAGGTCAAGATGGAATTTCTCTATCGCGAAGGCGACGAGTTTCATTTTATGAATACGGAAACCTACGACCAGATTACGCTCTCCGAAGAGCTGGTCGCCGACGTCGAGGGCTTTTTCACCCCCAACCTCCAGGTCGAAGTCGAGTTTTACGACAGTACGCCGCTCAACGTCTCGGTGCCGAAGACAGTGACGCTCAAGGTGATCGAGACTGACCCCGGGATGAGAAACGCGGCGGTGACCAACACCCTCAAGCCGGCCAAGACGGAAACCGGCCTGGTGATTCAGGTCCCGCATTTCGTCAATGAAGGCGACGTCATCACGATCAATACCGAGACCAAAGAGTACGCCTCGCGCACCAAGTGACGACGTATCGTGAGCGCGAGCTCGCGCGGCGCGCCGCGGGGCGAGGGCCGGGCTCGCGCCGCTTGCTCGGCCTCACGGCGCAGACTTACGCGATACAAACTCAGCCGGGGCTCGAGGGCGTCGCTTTCGCTGAGGTGGCGGCGCATTTCGCGCCCGCGAGCGCGGGCGCAATCGCTGCGCCGCGGCGGCGCGACGGCGTCCGCGAGCTCGGACGCCGAAGTGTCCCCGGTCGCGTCGGCATGACGTTATTCCACGCCGCACCGCTTGAGCCATTGCTGACGCTACGCGCCAGCGAAGACCTTTTTGCGGTCGTCGCCTACTCGAATGACCTGGCGATCGATCGGCGCGCGCTCGAGCGCATCCGGGCCCTCGCGCGCGACGCGCCCTACGTCGAAAGCGCGTTGGCCGCGCGCGTGAAAGTGCTGCCAAGAGCGCGGTCAGGACGCCGGCTTAAATTTCGCATCGTCGCCCGGATGACCGGGCTGCAGGAGTTCCGGCGGAGCGAATTCAAGCAGGCCATCGAACGCGGCATCAGTGAGCGCGGCGATCGCTCCTGGCGCTGCGTCGCAGAGGATGCTGACGTCGAGTTCTGGGCGACCCTGCTGGACGACGAATTGATCTTCGCGCTGCGTCTGAGTGACGAAACCATGCGCCAGCGCGATTACAAGACCGCGCATATCGCCGGCTCGCTGCGCCCGGCGGTCGCCGCCGCTATGGGCCTGCTGTCGGAGCCGCAACCCGATGACATCGTGCTCGATCCTTTTTGCGGCGCTGGCACCATCCTGATCGAGCGCGCGCACCTGGAGCGCTATAAGGCGCTGATCGGCGGCGACTTCGACGAGAACGCGCTCAACGCCGCGCGGACCAATATCGGTCCGCGTTACAAGCCCATCGAGCTGCATACATGGGATGGCGCGGCGATTCCGCTACCGGATCGCGCCGTCAGCCGCATCATCACCAACCTGCCGTGGGGTCAGCAGCACGGCTCGCACGCGGACAATCGCAGGCTCTACCCGCGCCTATTAACCGAGTTCGCCCGCCTCGTACGCGATGGCGGCGTGATCGTGATCCTGACCGGCGAGACGCGCCTGATGAGCGAGTTGACCCGCAACGGGCCGCTGCGGGCGGAGAAAATCGTGCGCGTCGCGATCCTCGGCGCGCCCGCCGCGATCTATGTCTGCCGCAAGCGCGCGACAAGTTTGACGAAACGAACCGGCCACCGCGCTTTTGAAGCGCGGATCCAGGGAACCGCGGGCGTCGCCGACCAAGAATTTTAACGCAGCTCCAGGGGGCGGCGAAGTCTGCGACGCGCGGCCAAAGTAAAGACTCGCCTGCTCGCTCCGCGCGGCAACCGCGCTCCGCTAGCGTTTGCGCATCACGTAGCTCGCTCCGGTATGGCTGAAATGGATCACGCCGTTAACCATGCGGACGTCGAGCCCGCTGCGGTCCTCCTCGATAGACGCGCGCATCAGCGCGCGGATCTGCGCCGCTTCCGCCGCCGCCGGCGCGCCATGCGCGATCCACTCGTCGATACTGTATGACGATTTAACCGTCTGTTTGTGGGTTAACGCGAAGTTCTGATCCGCGAACATCCGCTCGAACTCCGACGCCGGAATCGCGCGCGCGTGCGACGGATCGCACAATCGTTCGAGCCGGTTGTGATATTCCGCCTTGGCCGCGTCCTCAGATGCAACCATGTCCACGATAACGACGGCGCCGCCGGTCCGGACAACCCGCCGCATCTCGGCCAGAACACTCGCCGGCCGTGGAAAATGATGGAAGGCGAAGCGGCAAACCGCGATATCGAAGCTCGCGTCCGCAAAGCTCATCCGCTCGACATCGCCGAGCGTGAAGGAAACATTGTCCAGCCGCCGGCGCGCGGCATCGGCGCTGGCCCGCGCGACGAAACGATCGGTCGCATCGATCCCGATCACCTCGCGGCAATGCGGCGCGAACGCCATCGCGATAAAGCCGGGTCCGCTGGCGATATCGATCACCCGGTCGCTTTTGCTGACGCCGGAAATTGAAACGATATAACTGAGAAAGGCCGGATCGGTTACGATCGGCACCGCAACATAGGCTTCCGCCTGACGGTTGAACTGGTTGCGGACGATTTCCAGATGGCCATCGGCCTTGGACGCCATCGTTTGATCTTCGCTTGCCATAGCCTTACTCGCGCTGGTTTGTATCCAAGCCTCATAGCCTAGGTCATTGCACCTTCTATTGACAGTCACAAAAAAAGAGACGCCGCATGACGCCTCTTTTTTGTTTGCCAAAGATCGTGAGGTCGAATTATTTGATCTTGTCGAGCACCGGCATCAGGTATTTTTTGTAAATCTCGGGATTCTCCGACATCGGGAAATGGCCGATACCCTCCATGATGATGCACTCTGAACCCTTGACCTTCTCGGCCGTCTGACGCGTCATCTCGGGCGTGCAGGCGAAGTCATAGACCCCGGTCATGAAGTAGATCGGCACCTTGCCGTCGAGTTTCGCGCAGAGCTGCCTGAAATCGTGATCGATACTGTAGAAGTAGAGATCGCCTTTGAAAACTCCGGGACCGCCCTGCGCGTAGTACCACCAGGTCTCCTGCCGATACTCGAGCGGGCTCTGCGGCGCCATCAGGCCATAGACCGCGGTCGCGCTCGCCTCGCCGCCATGAATATGCGGATGATGCAGCCAGTCCAGCCACCAGCCCGGCGAGTAGTCGCAGGCTTCGACCGCGATCAGCGCGCGCATGTAATTGCTGTGATTCAGCGCCAGATGGAGGCAGATATTGCCGCCCATCGAACTACCCATCACCACCGGCTGCTCGAGTTCGAGCGCCTTGCAGAACGCGACGGTAAACTCCGAGTAGAATTTTGACGTCAACTTGTACTCTTCCTTCCACCAGTTGCGCGGCGGAATCGACTTGCCGTGGCGGGGCATGTCGAACGCGATTACGCGGAAGCGCTTCTGGATTTCCGCATCGTTAAGCTGATGACGCCACTCGCGGCCGTCGGTGCCCGCGGTGTGCAGACAGACCAGCGGAATACCCTTGCCAGCCTCCTCGTAATAGACCCGATATTCTTCGCCCTGGTAGGGCACATAAATGTAGCGTCCGATAACTGATTCAATCTTAGCCATCGACCTTCTCTCCCGGGTTGCGCGCCTGGCAAGCTGCTGCAAAATGATGAACTAAGAATCTTGACGCAGCTCGCGGACTCGCCTGCTCGCTCCACTTCGTTCCGCTAGCGTCTCATCAAATCAAGCGCCCACGCGAACGCCCGCAAATTCTGCCATAGCTGCTTGGTGTCACCCTCAATTTTGAGGCGCCCATGCAGCTGATGAGACATCGCGATGATGTCATTGTACATCGGCGGCGGTTCGGGCTGGACGAATTTGCCCCAGGTCTCGGCGGGCGCGCGCAGCGCGAAGGCATAGCAGCTCTCGGCATTGGTGCCGTTTTCGACCTTGGCGATCCCGCCGTCGCGGAAATGGATGACGTAGGCCTTATCGCCGAATTCGAGCAGCACGTTGGCGCTGAAATGACGGCCGAGGAGTTTCGCGACATCGTCGCCGTTGACCGCTTTTTGCCAGCGCTCGACCCATCGACTATCGAAATCGGGCATGTTTTGACCTCCCAAAAAGTACGCCTCTGCCGGTTGTTCCAGAGGCTGGCGACGCTTTTTCGGATGAAAACTCTAAACTCCCATGGGTCAAACTACAAGGGCGAGCAATCGTACCGCTTGGACAGAAGGTCAATCGCGGGACGGCCGAGTTTGGTGACCCTTAATTGGTGTTTCGACCGATCAACAAAATGGCTTCGCATAGTCCTAGTCGCGACGTATATTGACTCGGAACGTAACAAAACAAGTCCTCGTGGTCGATTGCGTGAGATATTATAACGAAGCACTAATTGCACTAGTCTAAACATCCAAAAAGGAACAGAAGATGCGTAAGCAAGCAAATGGATTCAGCCCTTTCCGCCTTGTGGTTGTGACGACCGTGCTGGGCTTGATTATGCAAGCCAGTTGCTCGCACTCGACGATCGTCAATCAACGCTTTGTCCTCGCACAGATAGACGCGATGGCCGCCGCGAGCAGCGGTCAGGCAGCCGAGGCGACGGCGGCGGCCAAGATCAAGATACCGGTGCCTGGCGACGTCTTAATCGCCGGCGGCGTGAGCGGCACAAAATCGACGGGCAAGGCGCAGTTCTACGATCCGACCACCAAAAAATTCTCTACCGCCGGCGCGATGAGCAGCAGCCGCATCGCGCCCTGCGGCCTGAGCCTGGCGAATTCGCCCGCGACGCAACCGAT contains the following coding sequences:
- a CDS encoding amidohydrolase family protein → MAAEKSEKADLVLHEGAILEHPASDSVALGGGRILAHGRFAELKPLVGPRTHLLRLDGRVVAPGFIDCHLHFLEGASVAAGLSVLRCRAIPDLLADLRVAAGRTPPGNWLKAFGCDESLMREGRGPSREELDQATPKNPLRLRHQTLHASWLNSRAITLLGLERPDFQPPEGAALTRESGGRLGALVTGMEEWLGARMPRVTEAELEARARVFSRELAAAGVTAFTDATARNGVDDFALFGRLTANGAIVQRVAVMAGPDCIDQVAALRRISEVGAVGLAGIKFIAPARWAPARLARAIADALAQELDCAFHCTEVEELDAALSAIAMAREQIGSRLLRRGVCRIEHGGLIPPYYPERIAALGVWVVTNPGFIHYRGAKYAREPGLIPYLYRAKSLTDLGVELAAGTDAPVTPARPLAAVAVAVSRLSLEGYELAPDERLDAASAIALFTSAAARLSRLEAGTIEAGRLADLIVLSSDPLSAPPAELLKATIDLTIIDGRVVYERGRPATTSAAGANLP
- a CDS encoding glycine cleavage T C-terminal barrel domain-containing protein: MSLESNTTAVRAAGVDPITAVDGRLEREYQALKSGAGLRQLDDRLIVRVSGDDRISFLHGMCTADVKGLTPGAVAAALFVTERAHVIADFFIYALADAFLIEIGRDAWPRVLSHLEQFLVADDVEFDELASLSVVDFEGPGAAAVLAESGGGSTPESWHFDPASTLARIPRFGVAAFTMLVETDEVATTLARVDPENKVVRLGAEALEVIRVENGLARVGIDTGEKTLALEARLDRAISLDKGCYIGQETLERATARGAIKRRLCGLRIEGSRLPDAGSVILAGEKPVGVLTSIVRSPTLGLIGLSVLHHSVWPEGTRVVIRDGHGALEAQTADLPFRNP
- the efp gene encoding elongation factor P, with the protein product MLLQATQLRPGMVLEYNGALWRVMTINHITPGNWRGMVQTKLRNIQTGSQTENRFRSEDRVERVILDQVKMEFLYREGDEFHFMNTETYDQITLSEELVADVEGFFTPNLQVEVEFYDSTPLNVSVPKTVTLKVIETDPGMRNAAVTNTLKPAKTETGLVIQVPHFVNEGDVITINTETKEYASRTK
- a CDS encoding class I SAM-dependent methyltransferase; amino-acid sequence: MASEDQTMASKADGHLEIVRNQFNRQAEAYVAVPIVTDPAFLSYIVSISGVSKSDRVIDIASGPGFIAMAFAPHCREVIGIDATDRFVARASADAARRRLDNVSFTLGDVERMSFADASFDIAVCRFAFHHFPRPASVLAEMRRVVRTGGAVVIVDMVASEDAAKAEYHNRLERLCDPSHARAIPASEFERMFADQNFALTHKQTVKSSYSIDEWIAHGAPAAAEAAQIRALMRASIEEDRSGLDVRMVNGVIHFSHTGASYVMRKR
- a CDS encoding alpha/beta hydrolase, giving the protein MAKIESVIGRYIYVPYQGEEYRVYYEEAGKGIPLVCLHTAGTDGREWRHQLNDAEIQKRFRVIAFDMPRHGKSIPPRNWWKEEYKLTSKFYSEFTVAFCKALELEQPVVMGSSMGGNICLHLALNHSNYMRALIAVEACDYSPGWWLDWLHHPHIHGGEASATAVYGLMAPQSPLEYRQETWWYYAQGGPGVFKGDLYFYSIDHDFRQLCAKLDGKVPIYFMTGVYDFACTPEMTRQTAEKVKGSECIIMEGIGHFPMSENPEIYKKYLMPVLDKIK